Part of the Salvelinus fontinalis isolate EN_2023a unplaced genomic scaffold, ASM2944872v1 scaffold_0061, whole genome shotgun sequence genome is shown below.
aagcaacctgataacacaccagagaacacacacaggcgaGAAATCTcatagctgtactcaatgtgggaagagttttactcagctaagcaACCTGATAACacaccagagaaaacacacaggagagaaaccgtacagctgtgatcaatgtgggaagagttttactcagctaagcaacctgataacacaccagagaacacacacaggtgagaaaccgtacagctgtgatcaatgtgggaagagttttactcagctaagcaGCCTGataatacaccagagaacacacacaggcgagaaatcttatagctgtactcaatgtgggaagagttttagccagtcaaccagcctgatatcacaccagagaacacacacaggcgataaatcttatagctgtactcaatgtgggaagagttttagccattcaaccagcctgatatcacaccagcgaatacacacaggagagaaaccttatagctgtattCAATGTAGGAAGAGTTTTAGCCATTCAACTAGCCTGAcacgacaccagagaacacacacaggagagaaaccgtatagctgtgatgaatgtgggaagagttttacgaAGTCTTGCAATCTGTcacgacaccagagaacacacacaggagagaaaccttatacctgttatcaatgtgggaagagttttgtttcaTCTGGCcttctgactgtacaccagagaacacacacaggagagaaacactATAGCTGTGGTAAATGTGGGACGAGTTTTGTTCCATCTGGCGatctgacagtacaccagagaacacacatagGAGAGAAGTATTTTatctgtaatcaatgtgggaagagttttgttccaTCTGGTGATCTGACAGTACACCAGGGAACACACACAGCAGATAAGTCttttagctgtaatcaatgtgggaagagttttttttCATCTACTGGTCTGACaatgcaccagagaacacacacaggagaggaaTCTTTTAGCTGTGACCAGAGATAATCTGATTAAAGATATCTGATCAAATATTgcaaaatacatacatgaaggagttgattcatgatatcaatgaaataatgtcacaatgtagaatgttttaacattgtagtaggaataTTTTaacaatgtcacaatgtagaagccTAAATGTTTGCCCCCTTATCAATTGATTTCAGCATGATATGGATATCAGCCTCAGGGGAGGAGTACTATTTATgagatttaacaaaaagtgactaacaagaAAAGAGTTGTGTTCCACTTACCACGTtagtgacccacttgaatcaaaatgcaacacttcagaATGTAGCGATCTGTTTTCTACAAGCtgtcctctaaccagggatgtacacattattcccaggttctgtgtggtttttgagctgttagttttaacag
Proteins encoded:
- the LOC129842679 gene encoding zinc finger protein 883-like: MSSLNFSPPVKEEDFCWTEQEALGLNIIVKEEDVTVNHKVEGEAVTVKEEEKDVSVKEEEDAFRVKEEEDVTVKEEEDAFRVKEEEEDVTVNHKVEGEAVTVKEEEEAFRVIQEEDVTVKEEDAVYGVEEEDMAVTLKKEEEEEEKETGYLGPVSQTHLKASNGSNGELSHKMVLRNRALINKRERRDYRGSSGEPQQHHDADEAEKSLSRSEHIKKHLQRSTGKKSHCCSDCGKRFTSSAGIIIHQRIHTGEKPFSCDECGKSFTKSCNLTRHQRTHTGEKPYTCYQCGKSFVSSGLLTVHQRIHTGEKPYSCNQCGKSFTQLSNLITHQRTHTGEKSHSCTQCGKSFTQLSNLITHQRKHTGEKPYSCDQCGKSFTQLSNLITHQRTHTGEKPYSCDQCGKSFTQLSSLIIHQRTHTGEKSYSCTQCGKSFSQSTSLISHQRTHTGDKSYSCTQCGKSFSHSTSLISHQRIHTGEKPYSCIQCRKSFSHSTSLTRHQRTHTGEKPYSCDECGKSFTKSCNLSRHQRTHTGEKPYTCYQCGKSFVSSGLLTVHQRTHTGEKHYSCGKCGTSFVPSGDLTVHQRTHIGEKYFICNQCGKSFVPSGDLTVHQGTHTADKSFSCNQCGKSFFSSTGLTMHQRTHTGEESFSCDQR